From the genome of Lepidochelys kempii isolate rLepKem1 chromosome 17, rLepKem1.hap2, whole genome shotgun sequence, one region includes:
- the ANKRD13B gene encoding ankyrin repeat domain-containing protein 13B isoform X2 has translation MPPPRAAGSPAPSPSPLRRRSRRADSMIAAAAAAGPEGRYPLHRLVWHNRARELDRELSTQQVDIEQLDPRGRTPLHLATTLGHLDCARVLLQHGADVGKENRSGWTVLQEAVSTRDLELVQLVLRYRDYQRAVKRLAGIPILLEKLRKAQDFYVEMKWEFTSWVPLVSKICPSDTYKVWKSGQNLRVDTTLLGFDHMTWQRGNRSFVFRGQDTSAVVLEIDHDRQVVYSETLALASHDREGLLAAVQPTEEQVMGRLTAPVVTTQLDTKNIAFERNKTGLLGWRSEKTEVVNGYEAKVYGASNVELITRTRTEHLSNQHKGKSKGSKTPLQSFLGIAEQHVGPSNGTLITQTRSPTNPTAITPEEYFDPSFELGSRDMGRPMELTTKTQKFKAKLWLCEDHPLSLCEQVGPIIDLMAISNALFAKLRDFITLRLPPGFPVKIEIPIFHILNARITFGNLNGCDEPVSSVRRSSGSEAPSPSSDSSSVSSSSSLASCRACEMDLSLFEAPPGYSVLGSQRDAMREEDDDLLQFAIQQSLLEAGTEYDQVTIWEALTNSKPGTHPMSQEGRRGDRSPQRTPPPRQAGPQQQGRGSGGPSPLFRSYGEQLRLAMELSAREQAEAEQRTRQEEEELRRILQLSLTEQ, from the exons GTGGACATTGAGCAGCTGGACCCGCGGGGCCGCACGCCCCTGCACCTCGCCACCACGCTGGGCCACCTGGACTGCGCCAGGGTCCTGCTCCAGCACGGAGCTGATGTGGGCAAGGAGAACCGCAGCGGCTGGACAG TGCTCCAAGAGGCAGTGAGCACCCGTGACCTGGAGCTGGTGCAGTTGGTCCTGCGGTACCGTGATTATCAGCGAGCCGTCAAGCGCCTGGCCGGGATCCCCATCTTGCTGGAGAAGCTACGCAAG gccCAGGATTTCTACGTGGAGATGAAATGGGAATTCACCAGCTGGG TGCCCTTGGTCTCCAAGATCTGCCCCAGCGACACCTACAAGGTGTGGAAGAGCGGCCAGAACCTGCGTGTGGACACGACGCTGCTTGGCTTCGACCACATGACCTGGCAGCGGGGAAACCGCAGCTTCGTCTTCCGGGGACAAG ACACCAGCGCGGTGGTGCTGGAGATCGACCACGACCGGCAGGTGGTGTACTCTGAGACGCTGGCCCTGGCCAGCCACGACCGCGAGGGCCTGCTGGCTGCCGTGCAGCCCACTGAGGAGCAGGTGATGGGCCGGCTCACCGCGCCCGTCGTCACCACACAGCTCGACACCAAGAACATCGCCTTCGAGAG GAACAAGACGGGGCTTCTGGGCTGGCGGAGCGAGAAGACAGAGGTGGTGAACGGGTACGAGGCCAAG GTTTACGGTGCGTCCAACGTGGAGCTGATCACACGGACGCGGACGGAGCACCTCTCCAACCAGCACAAGGGCAAGAGCAAAG GCAGCAAGACCCCGCTGCAGTCCTTCCTGGGGATCGCCGAGCAGCATGTGGGGCCCAGCAATGGG ACGCTGATCACGCAGACCCGGAGCCCCACCAACCCCACGGCCATCACCCCCGAGGAGTACTTCGACCCCAGCTTCGAGCTAGGCAGCAGAGACATGGGGCGCCCCATGGAGCTCACCACCAAGACGCAGAA GTTCAAGGCCAAGCTGTGGCTGTGTGAGGATCACCCGCTGTCCCTGTGCGAACAGGTGGGGCCGATCATCGACCTCATGGCCATAAGCAACGCGCTGTTCGCCAAGCTCCGGGATTTCATCACGCTCCGCCTCCCGCCCGGCTTCCCCGTCAAGATAG aaaTCCCCATCTTCCACATCCTCAACGCCCGCATCACCTTCGGGAACCTCAACGGCTGCGACGAGCCCGTCAGCTCTGTGCGCCGCAGCTCCGGCAGCGAGGCGCCCTCGCCTAGCAGCGACTCCTCCAGCgtcagcagctccagctccctgg CCTCCTGCCGGGCCTGTGAGATGGACCTGTCCCTGTTCGAGGCCCCGCCCGGGTACAGCGTGCTGGGCAGCCAGCGGGACGCCATGCGCGAGGAGGATGACGACCTGCTGCAGTTCGCCATCCAACAGAGCCTGCTGGAGGCAGGCACCGAGTACGACCAG GTGACCATCTGGGAAGCTTTGACCAACAGCAAGCCGGGCACACACCCCATGTCCCAGGAGGGCCGGCGAGGAGACAG GTCACCCCAGCGCACACCTCCCCCGCGGCAGGCCGGCCCCCAGCAGCAAGGCCGGGGCAGCGGTGGGCCCAGCCCCCTGTTCCGCAGCTACGGCGAGCAGCTGCGCCTGGCCATGGAGCTGTCGGCGCGGGAGCAAGCAGAGGCGGAGCAGCGCACgcggcaggaggaggaggagctgcggCGAATCCTGCAGCTCTCGCTGACCGAGCAGTAG
- the ANKRD13B gene encoding ankyrin repeat domain-containing protein 13B isoform X1 — translation MPPPRAAGSPAPSPSPLRRRSRRADSMIAAAAAAGPEGRYPLHRLVWHNRARELDRELSTQQVDIEQLDPRGRTPLHLATTLGHLDCARVLLQHGADVGKENRSGWTVLQEAVSTRDLELVQLVLRYRDYQRAVKRLAGIPILLEKLRKAQDFYVEMKWEFTSWVPLVSKICPSDTYKVWKSGQNLRVDTTLLGFDHMTWQRGNRSFVFRGQDTSAVVLEIDHDRQVVYSETLALASHDREGLLAAVQPTEEQVMGRLTAPVVTTQLDTKNIAFERNKTGLLGWRSEKTEVVNGYEAKVYGASNVELITRTRTEHLSNQHKGKSKGSKTPLQSFLGIAEQHVGPSNGTLITQTRSPTNPTAITPEEYFDPSFELGSRDMGRPMELTTKTQKFKAKLWLCEDHPLSLCEQVGPIIDLMAISNALFAKLRDFITLRLPPGFPVKIEIPIFHILNARITFGNLNGCDEPVSSVRRSSGSEAPSPSSDSSSVSSSSSLASCRACEMDLSLFEAPPGYSVLGSQRDAMREEDDDLLQFAIQQSLLEAGTEYDQVTIWEALTNSKPGTHPMSQEGRRGDRLVTPAHTSPAAGRPPAARPGQRWAQPPVPQLRRAAAPGHGAVGAGASRGGAAHAAGGGGAAANPAALADRAVARRLRWALQLLPSSR, via the exons GTGGACATTGAGCAGCTGGACCCGCGGGGCCGCACGCCCCTGCACCTCGCCACCACGCTGGGCCACCTGGACTGCGCCAGGGTCCTGCTCCAGCACGGAGCTGATGTGGGCAAGGAGAACCGCAGCGGCTGGACAG TGCTCCAAGAGGCAGTGAGCACCCGTGACCTGGAGCTGGTGCAGTTGGTCCTGCGGTACCGTGATTATCAGCGAGCCGTCAAGCGCCTGGCCGGGATCCCCATCTTGCTGGAGAAGCTACGCAAG gccCAGGATTTCTACGTGGAGATGAAATGGGAATTCACCAGCTGGG TGCCCTTGGTCTCCAAGATCTGCCCCAGCGACACCTACAAGGTGTGGAAGAGCGGCCAGAACCTGCGTGTGGACACGACGCTGCTTGGCTTCGACCACATGACCTGGCAGCGGGGAAACCGCAGCTTCGTCTTCCGGGGACAAG ACACCAGCGCGGTGGTGCTGGAGATCGACCACGACCGGCAGGTGGTGTACTCTGAGACGCTGGCCCTGGCCAGCCACGACCGCGAGGGCCTGCTGGCTGCCGTGCAGCCCACTGAGGAGCAGGTGATGGGCCGGCTCACCGCGCCCGTCGTCACCACACAGCTCGACACCAAGAACATCGCCTTCGAGAG GAACAAGACGGGGCTTCTGGGCTGGCGGAGCGAGAAGACAGAGGTGGTGAACGGGTACGAGGCCAAG GTTTACGGTGCGTCCAACGTGGAGCTGATCACACGGACGCGGACGGAGCACCTCTCCAACCAGCACAAGGGCAAGAGCAAAG GCAGCAAGACCCCGCTGCAGTCCTTCCTGGGGATCGCCGAGCAGCATGTGGGGCCCAGCAATGGG ACGCTGATCACGCAGACCCGGAGCCCCACCAACCCCACGGCCATCACCCCCGAGGAGTACTTCGACCCCAGCTTCGAGCTAGGCAGCAGAGACATGGGGCGCCCCATGGAGCTCACCACCAAGACGCAGAA GTTCAAGGCCAAGCTGTGGCTGTGTGAGGATCACCCGCTGTCCCTGTGCGAACAGGTGGGGCCGATCATCGACCTCATGGCCATAAGCAACGCGCTGTTCGCCAAGCTCCGGGATTTCATCACGCTCCGCCTCCCGCCCGGCTTCCCCGTCAAGATAG aaaTCCCCATCTTCCACATCCTCAACGCCCGCATCACCTTCGGGAACCTCAACGGCTGCGACGAGCCCGTCAGCTCTGTGCGCCGCAGCTCCGGCAGCGAGGCGCCCTCGCCTAGCAGCGACTCCTCCAGCgtcagcagctccagctccctgg CCTCCTGCCGGGCCTGTGAGATGGACCTGTCCCTGTTCGAGGCCCCGCCCGGGTACAGCGTGCTGGGCAGCCAGCGGGACGCCATGCGCGAGGAGGATGACGACCTGCTGCAGTTCGCCATCCAACAGAGCCTGCTGGAGGCAGGCACCGAGTACGACCAG GTGACCATCTGGGAAGCTTTGACCAACAGCAAGCCGGGCACACACCCCATGTCCCAGGAGGGCCGGCGAGGAGACAGGTTG GTCACCCCAGCGCACACCTCCCCCGCGGCAGGCCGGCCCCCAGCAGCAAGGCCGGGGCAGCGGTGGGCCCAGCCCCCTGTTCCGCAGCTACGGCGAGCAGCTGCGCCTGGCCATGGAGCTGTCGGCGCGGGAGCAAGCAGAGGCGGAGCAGCGCACgcggcaggaggaggaggagctgcggCGAATCCTGCAGCTCTCGCTGACCGAGCAGTAGCCCGGCGCCTGCGATGGGCCCTGCAGCTCTTGCCCAGCTCGCGCTGA